A single genomic interval of Pyrus communis chromosome 5, drPyrComm1.1, whole genome shotgun sequence harbors:
- the LOC137734507 gene encoding putative zinc finger A20 and AN1 domain-containing stress-associated protein 8 — protein sequence MDSPNDTNMEPPRCAKGCGFFGSVTNMNMCSKCYRQYLKEEQFAKPAAMVGLASVDNTFSDSSSATAAVISSLPPQSSQGSSDLSQKKRCLSCKKRVGATGFECRCGGVFCGKHRYPEEHSCCVDYKKTGQYLLTKQNPLCKGDKLQWRV from the coding sequence ATGGACTCACCAAACGACACCAACATGGAGCCTCCACGCTGTGCAAAAGGCTGCGGCTTCTTTGGCTCTGTGACGAATATGAACATGTGCTCAAAGTGCTACAGACAGTACCTGAAAGAAGAGCAGTTTGCTAAGCCTGCAGCCATGGTAGGGTTAGCTTCAGTGGACAACACATTCAGTGACTCAAGCTCCGCTACCGCAGCCGTTATTTCTTCTTTGCCTCCACAATCTTCACAAGGTTCATCAGATTTATCGCAGAAAAAGAGGTGCTTGAGCTGCAAGAAAAGGGTTGGCGCGACAGGGTTCGAGTGCCGCTGCGGCGGTGTGTTTTGTGGGAAGCATAGGTACCCTGAAGAACACTCATGCTGTGTGGATTACAAGAAGACTGGGCAATATCTTTTGACCAAGCAAAACCCTCTTTGCAAGGGTGATAAGCTGCAGTGGAGGGTTTAG
- the LOC137735555 gene encoding LOW QUALITY PROTEIN: ATP synthase subunit alpha, mitochondrial (The sequence of the model RefSeq protein was modified relative to this genomic sequence to represent the inferred CDS: substituted 2 bases at 2 genomic stop codons) has protein sequence MEFSTRAAELTTLLESRITNFYTNFQVDEIGRVVSVGDGIARVYGLNQIQAGEMVEFAGGVKGIALNLENENVGIVVFGSDTAIKEGDLVKRTGSIVDVPAGKAMLGRVVDGLGVPIDGRGALSDHERTRVEVKAPGIIERKSVHEPMQTGLKAVDSLVPVGRGQRELIIGDRQTGKTAIAIDTILNQKQLNSRATSKSETLYCVYVAIXQKRSTVAQLVQILSEANALEYSILVAATASDPAPLQFLAPYSGCAMGEYFRDNGMHALIIYDDLSKQAVAYRQMSLLLRRPPGREAFPGDVFYLHSRLLERAAKRSDQTGAGSLTALPVIETQAGDVSAYIPTNVISITDGQICSETXLFYRGIRPAINVGLSVSHVGSAAQLKIMKQVCGSSKLELAQYREVAALAQFGSDLDAATQALLNRGARLTEVPKQPQYAPLPIEKQILVIYAAVNGFCDRMPLDRISKYERAIPKSVKPELLQSLLEKGGLTNERKMEPDTFLKESALPYLS, from the coding sequence ATGGAATTCTCTACCAGAGCTGCGGAACTAACGACTCTATTAGAAAGTAGAATTACCAACTTTTACACGAATtttcaagtggatgagatcggtCGAGTGGTCTCCGTTGGAGATGGGATTGCGCGTGTTTATGGATTGAACCAGATTCAAGCTGGGGAAATGGTTGAATTTGCCGGCGGTGTGAAAGGAATAGCGTTGAATCTTGAGAATGAGAATGTAGGGATTGTTGTCTTTGGTAGTGATACCGCTATTAAAGAAGGAGATCTTGTCAAGCGCACTGGATCCATTGTGGATGTTCCTGCGGGAAAGGCTATGCTAGGGCGTGTGGTCGACGGGTTGGGAGTTCCTATTGATGGAAGAGGGGCTCTAAGCGATCACGAGCGAACACGTGTCGAAGTGAAAGCCCCTGGGATTATTGAACGTAAATCTGTGCACGAGCCTATGCAAACAGGGTTAAAAGCGGTAGATAGCCTGGTTCCTGTAGGCCGTGGTCAACGAGAACTTATAATCGGGGACCGACAAACTGGAAAAACAGCTATTGCTATCGATACCATATTAAACCAAAAGCAACTGAACTCAAGGGCCACCTCTAAGAGTGAGACATTGTATTGTGTCTATGTAGCAATTTGACAGAAACGCTCAACTGTGGCACAATTGGTTCAAATTCTTTCAGAAGCGAATGCTTTGGAATATTCCATTCTTGTAGCAGCCACCGCTTCGGATCCAGCTCCTCTGCAATTTCTGGCCCCATATTCAGGGTGTGCCATGGGGGAATATTTCCGCGATAATGGAATGCACGCATTAATAATCTATGATGATCTTAGTAAACAGGCGGTGGCATATCGACAAATGTCATTATTGTTACGACGACCGCCAGGCCGTGAGGCTTTCCCAGGCGATGTTTTCTATTTGCATTCCCGTCTCTTAGAAAGAGCCGCTAAACGATCGGACCAGACAGGTGCAGGTAGCTTGACCGCCTTACCCGTCATTGAAACACAAGCTGGAGACGTATCGGCCTATATTCCAACCAATGTGATCTCCATTACCGATGGACAAATCTGTTCAGAAACATAACTCTTTTATCGCGGAATTAGACCTGCTATTAACGTGGGCTTATCTGTCAGTCACGTCGGGTCTGCCGCTCAgttaaaaattatgaaacaagTCTGCGGTAGTTCAAAACTGGAATTGGCACAATATCGTGAAGTGGCCGCCCTTGCTCAATTTGGGTCAGACCTTGATGCCGCGACTCAGGCATTACTCAATAGAGGTGCAAGGCTTACAGAAGTACCGAAACAACCACAATATGCACCACTTccaattgaaaaacaaattctAGTCATTTATGCAGCTGTCAATGGATTCTGTGATCGAATGCCACTGGACAGAATCTCTAAATATGAGAGAGCCATTCCAAAAAGTGTAAAACCTGAATTACTACAATCCCTTTTAGAAAAAGGTGGGTTAACTAACGAAAGAAAGATGGAACCAGATACATTCTTAAAAGAAAGCGCTTTGCCTTACCTATCATGA
- the LOC137734508 gene encoding NADH dehydrogenase [ubiquinone] iron-sulfur protein 2-like, whose product MDSPNDTNMEPPRCARGCGFFGSVTNMNMCSKCYRQYLKEEQFAKPAAMVGLASVDNTLSDSSSATAAVISSLPPQSSQGSSDLSQKKRCLSCKKRVGPTGFECRCGGVFCGKHSFVVRSVVDPIYVSMMAQEHAHSSAVERLLNCEVPLRAQYIRVLFHEITRISNHSLALTTHAMDVGASTPFLWAFEEREKLLEFYERVSGARMHASFIRPGGVAQDLPLGLCRDIDSSTQQFASHIDELEEMSTGNRIWKQRLVDIGTVIAQQAKDWGFSGVMLRGRAT is encoded by the exons ATGGACTCACCAAACGACACCAACATGGAGCCTCCACGCTGTGCAAGAGGCTGCGGCTTCTTTGGCTCTGTGACGAATATGAACATGTGCTCAAAGTGCTACAGACAGTACCTGAAAGAAGAGCAGTTTGCTAAGCCTGCAGCCATGGTAGGGTTAGCTTCAGTGGACAACACACTCAGTGACTCAAGCTCCGCTACCGCAGCCGTTATTTCTTCTTTGCCTCCACAATCTTCACAAGGTTCATCAGATTTATCGCAGAAAAAGAGGTGCTTGAGCTGCAAGAAAAGGGTCGGCCCGACAGGGTTCGAGTGCCGCTGCGGCGGTGTGTTTTGTGGGAAGCATAG TTTCGTTGTTCGTTCCGTCGTCGACCCTATCTATGTTTCTATGATGGCCCAAGAACACGCTCATTCTTCAGCCGTAGAGAGACTTTTGAATTGCGAGGTACCATTACGAGCTCAATATATACGAGTGTTATTCCATGAAATAACTCGAATTTCAAATCATTCACTTGCTTTAACTACTCATGCTATGGATGTGGGAGCATCAACTCCGTTCCTGTGGGCTTTTGAGGAGCGGGAGAAATTGTTGGAATTCTATGAAAGAGTCTCCGGGGCCAGGATGCATGCCAGTTTCATACGACCAGGTGGAGTGGCACAAGATTTGCCTCTTGGCTTATGTCGAGATATTGATTCCTCCACACAACAATTTGCTTCTCATATCGACGAATTAGAAGAGATGTCAACCGGCAACCGTATATGGAAACAACGATTAGTGGATATTGGTACTGTCATTGCACAGCAAGCAAAGGATTGGGGATTCAGTGGTGTAATGTTAAGAGGTCGTGCGACATGA